A single Candidatus Delongbacteria bacterium DNA region contains:
- a CDS encoding transporter substrate-binding domain-containing protein yields the protein MILKIDLNRSYLNSNSQIKKSLISFDDLSKKLLIIFTLFCSFRSYSNEQKSYYKPKDEHVRIVVGDDINYPPYSYLDQNGLATGFNIELIKAVADEMGFDIEIRLGEWSSVKEELLQGDLDVISGMFYSQEREAFYSFSTKHNMSVGDIFTREGFVIQDFNDLIGKTVAVQKGDIMAELLEKMGLDIKIIYFNTVRDALYDLANGKYDYAALMKVPGLYTIKEENVKGIINQNINIKNDDYCFVVKKGNENLLTYLNSGLMILKATGKYDQLYDEWFGILEERDFLTYLKRYKNYLIIGGLFVLLSFLLNIFLKIIITKKTKVIESNEKKYKKYLENLPMAVGIAKMDGTITYLNPTFTKLFGYTLEDIPNITIWSNKAYPDENDRIHYNKVWEEDIAAFLKNPFELLPSRIYKIQSKSKDLIIAEITFSIYENELYTMFNDITEKDKLQSQLDKNTILFEKVFDLLPYSCTISDLNGTYLKVNKAYQKAIELNESEILGKKPVELGDVIDLAHQKEIVDELIKNEVVNDIEVKIYRSRLGKYFDILFSSTIFDFDGEKLVISATVDITNRKKMEEDLARSEENLRITLNSIGDAVITTDAEGLVTNLNPVAEVLTGWKKIDAFGIPLPEVFKIINAETRNIVENPAEIVLRTGKIVGLANHTVLISKDKKEYQIADSGAPIIDKNGNIVGVVLVFRDVTKEYALQDQLFQSQKMDAIGQLAGGIAHDFNNMLGGITGAAELLKKKVSDDKGFYYISIINEAASRASDLSRNLLAFARKQAPGSTTIDVHKSILNTVSLLSNTIDKKISIETSLKADQFFVTGDDSQLQSVFLNMGINASQAISDGGVIKFETDKIILDKEYCDKSTFNLSPGSYLEIKIIDTGSGIPLEIIPKIFDPFFTTKKNGKGTGLGLSSAYGIIHQHKGAVIVNSEIGKGTCFKIYIPLVEGFDEKIDFEHEIENGYGSILLVDDELIMRVTGKALLEEIGYKVDTAVNGIDAIKKFESDLNKYDLVILDMIMPEMNGRDCFVKLRKIDPEIKIIIASGFSRLEDLEDLKAKNLNGFIQKPFQLYEINKIISEVLRK from the coding sequence ATGATTTTAAAAATTGATCTAAATAGATCCTATTTAAACTCAAATTCTCAAATAAAAAAATCTTTAATTAGTTTTGATGATTTAAGTAAAAAGCTGCTAATTATATTTACACTTTTTTGTAGTTTCAGATCTTATTCGAATGAACAGAAGTCTTATTACAAACCTAAGGATGAGCATGTTAGAATTGTTGTGGGTGATGATATAAATTATCCACCTTACAGCTATTTAGATCAGAATGGCTTAGCTACGGGTTTTAACATAGAGTTGATAAAAGCAGTTGCGGACGAAATGGGTTTTGACATAGAGATTAGACTCGGGGAATGGAGTAGTGTTAAGGAAGAACTTTTACAAGGAGACCTTGATGTTATTTCAGGTATGTTTTACTCTCAAGAAAGAGAGGCTTTTTACAGTTTTTCTACGAAACATAATATGTCTGTTGGTGATATTTTTACCAGAGAGGGTTTTGTTATTCAAGATTTTAATGATCTCATAGGAAAAACCGTTGCTGTCCAAAAAGGTGATATAATGGCAGAACTTTTGGAGAAGATGGGACTAGATATTAAGATTATTTACTTCAATACAGTTCGTGATGCTCTATATGATTTAGCGAATGGGAAATATGATTATGCAGCCCTTATGAAAGTACCAGGCTTGTATACCATAAAAGAAGAAAATGTAAAGGGAATCATCAATCAGAATATTAATATTAAAAATGACGATTATTGCTTTGTTGTAAAAAAAGGAAATGAAAATTTACTTACTTATTTAAACAGCGGTTTAATGATTTTAAAGGCTACGGGTAAATACGATCAATTGTACGATGAATGGTTTGGAATATTGGAGGAAAGAGATTTCCTCACTTACCTAAAGAGATATAAGAATTACCTTATTATTGGGGGTCTTTTTGTTTTATTATCATTTTTATTGAACATTTTTTTAAAAATTATAATTACTAAGAAAACTAAAGTAATAGAATCAAATGAAAAAAAATACAAAAAATATTTGGAAAATTTACCAATGGCAGTGGGAATTGCTAAAATGGATGGCACAATAACATACTTAAATCCAACTTTTACGAAATTGTTTGGATACACTTTAGAGGATATCCCGAATATTACAATTTGGAGTAACAAAGCGTATCCTGACGAAAATGATAGAATCCATTATAATAAAGTTTGGGAAGAAGATATAGCTGCTTTTTTAAAAAATCCATTTGAGTTACTACCTTCCAGGATTTATAAGATTCAATCAAAAAGTAAGGATTTAATTATTGCTGAAATTACTTTTTCTATTTATGAAAATGAGTTATATACAATGTTCAACGATATAACAGAGAAAGATAAATTACAAAGTCAGCTTGATAAAAACACAATTCTTTTTGAGAAGGTTTTTGATTTGTTACCTTACTCTTGCACAATTTCTGATTTGAATGGTACGTATCTGAAGGTGAACAAAGCGTATCAAAAAGCGATAGAATTGAACGAAAGTGAAATATTGGGGAAAAAACCCGTTGAGCTTGGAGATGTAATTGATTTAGCACATCAAAAAGAGATAGTTGATGAACTTATAAAGAATGAGGTCGTAAATGATATTGAAGTAAAAATATACAGATCAAGATTAGGTAAATACTTTGATATTCTTTTCTCAAGCACAATTTTTGATTTTGATGGAGAAAAACTTGTAATTTCTGCAACTGTAGATATAACAAATAGAAAGAAGATGGAAGAAGATCTTGCCAGAAGTGAAGAGAATTTAAGAATTACTTTGAACTCAATTGGCGATGCAGTCATTACTACTGATGCAGAAGGGCTGGTAACTAATTTGAATCCTGTGGCTGAAGTTTTAACAGGCTGGAAAAAAATCGATGCCTTTGGAATACCTTTGCCGGAAGTATTCAAAATTATCAATGCCGAGACAAGAAATATTGTTGAAAATCCTGCCGAAATAGTACTAAGAACAGGTAAAATTGTGGGACTGGCAAATCATACAGTGCTAATAAGTAAAGATAAAAAAGAGTATCAAATTGCTGATTCAGGTGCACCGATTATCGATAAAAATGGAAATATAGTTGGAGTTGTACTAGTTTTTAGAGATGTAACAAAAGAATATGCTCTTCAAGACCAATTATTTCAAAGTCAAAAAATGGATGCTATAGGTCAACTTGCTGGAGGAATTGCCCATGATTTCAATAATATGCTTGGAGGAATCACTGGAGCTGCAGAACTTTTAAAGAAAAAAGTAAGTGATGATAAGGGTTTCTATTATATATCAATCATAAATGAGGCCGCAAGTAGAGCCTCAGATCTATCGAGGAACCTTCTAGCCTTTGCAAGAAAACAAGCTCCGGGATCAACAACTATTGATGTTCATAAATCTATATTGAATACCGTTTCACTTCTTTCAAACACTATTGATAAGAAAATTTCTATTGAAACATCTCTCAAAGCCGATCAATTCTTTGTGACAGGTGATGATTCTCAGCTTCAAAGTGTTTTTCTTAACATGGGTATAAACGCCTCACAGGCAATTAGTGATGGTGGGGTTATTAAATTTGAAACAGACAAAATTATACTCGATAAAGAGTATTGTGACAAATCAACATTCAATCTATCTCCAGGGTCTTACCTTGAGATTAAGATTATTGACACTGGAAGTGGAATTCCATTAGAAATAATTCCAAAGATTTTTGATCCATTTTTTACAACAAAGAAGAATGGAAAAGGTACAGGTTTGGGGCTTTCCTCTGCTTATGGTATTATCCATCAGCATAAAGGAGCTGTTATCGTCAATAGTGAAATTGGAAAAGGAACCTGTTTTAAAATTTATATTCCATTAGTTGAGGGTTTCGATGAAAAGATTGACTTTGAACATGAAATTGAGAATGGTTATGGATCGATTCTTCTTGTGGATGATGAATTGATTATGAGAGTTACTGGAAAAGCGTTGTTAGAAGAGATTGGCTATAAAGTGGATACGGCAGTAAATGGAATTGATGCTATAAAAAAATTTGAATCAGATCTCAATAAGTATGATTTAGTAATTTTGGATATGATTATGCCTGAAATGAATGGGAGAGATTGTTTCGTCAAATTACGAAAAATTGATCCTGAAATAAAAATTATAATTGCTTCAGGATTTTCCAGGTTAGAAGATTTAGAGGATTTAAAGGCGAAGAATTTAAATGGATTTATACAAAAACCATTCCAGTTATATGAAATAAATAAAATCATTTCAGAGGTTTTAAGAAAATAG
- a CDS encoding malate dehydrogenase, with the protein MANYDDQALVYHSQGQPGKIATLLTKPCQTAEDLSMAYTPGVAAPVKKIAENPADAAKYTNRQNLVAVISNGTAILGLGNLGALASKPVMEGKGVLFKRFADVDVFDIEIATEDPDDIIKFVKLMEPTVGGVNLEDIKAPECFYIEEKLKEICNIPIFHDDQHGTAIISAAGLLNALEITGKNIKDIKVVFNGAGAAGISCAKLFITMGVTKENVIMCDTKGVIYKGRKEGMNDYKEFFAVDTDKRTLEDAMKGADVFMGVSKKDAVSPEMLLSMNANPIVFAMANPDPEITYEVAIETRKDVIMATGRSDYPNQVNNVLGFPFIFRGALDVGATKITEGMKVAASRALAKLAKEPVPDIVKKAYKNKEFKFGPEYIVPKPFDPRVIEYEALAVAKAACEEGVATKPITDWEAYRKELKDRIAHYWTI; encoded by the coding sequence ATGGCTAATTACGATGATCAAGCTTTGGTTTATCATTCTCAAGGACAACCTGGTAAGATTGCTACTCTGCTTACTAAACCATGCCAAACAGCAGAAGATTTGTCAATGGCGTATACTCCTGGAGTAGCTGCTCCTGTAAAAAAAATTGCTGAAAATCCTGCTGATGCTGCAAAATACACCAACAGACAAAATTTAGTTGCTGTAATATCAAATGGAACAGCAATTTTAGGCCTCGGCAATTTGGGAGCACTAGCAAGCAAACCTGTGATGGAGGGAAAAGGAGTTCTTTTTAAAAGATTTGCAGATGTTGATGTGTTTGACATTGAAATAGCAACTGAAGATCCTGATGACATTATAAAATTTGTTAAATTGATGGAGCCTACTGTTGGAGGTGTGAACCTAGAAGATATAAAAGCACCAGAATGTTTTTATATTGAAGAGAAACTCAAAGAGATCTGTAATATTCCAATTTTTCATGATGATCAGCATGGAACTGCAATAATTTCGGCAGCAGGTCTTTTGAATGCTCTAGAAATTACTGGTAAAAACATTAAAGATATAAAGGTCGTTTTTAATGGTGCCGGTGCTGCAGGGATCTCTTGTGCAAAATTGTTTATAACCATGGGTGTTACAAAAGAAAACGTAATTATGTGTGACACCAAAGGGGTTATATACAAGGGAAGAAAAGAGGGAATGAACGATTATAAAGAGTTTTTTGCTGTAGATACCGATAAAAGAACACTTGAAGATGCTATGAAAGGTGCTGATGTCTTTATGGGTGTTTCCAAGAAGGATGCTGTTTCTCCAGAAATGCTTCTTTCAATGAATGCGAACCCAATTGTTTTTGCGATGGCAAACCCAGACCCTGAAATAACATATGAAGTCGCTATTGAGACCAGAAAAGATGTTATCATGGCTACGGGGCGATCTGATTATCCGAATCAAGTAAATAATGTTTTAGGGTTTCCATTCATTTTTAGAGGTGCTCTTGATGTTGGAGCGACAAAAATCACAGAAGGAATGAAAGTAGCAGCTTCCAGAGCTCTGGCTAAATTGGCAAAAGAGCCCGTTCCAGATATTGTAAAAAAAGCGTACAAGAATAAAGAATTTAAATTTGGTCCAGAATATATAGTTCCAAAACCTTTCGATCCTAGAGTAATTGAATATGAAGCTTTAGCAGTAGCAAAAGCAGCTTGTGAAGAGGGTGTAGCTACGAAACCAATTACAGACTGGGAAGCTTATAGAAAAGAACTAAAAGACAGAATTGCTCATTATTGGACAATTTAA
- a CDS encoding tetratricopeptide repeat protein codes for MISKEKKEKIIRIALNSSIYKASLKYNVSYNTLKKWICERDNSTDVKFFFNISTAMENYFVYTIYNYLNKSFSVLFSKYRSEKIWKFFEMIMKKEEVLIFDIRSTKFDEKNDVKNHIKRVVLDSLLLHNNLNIISCISNFKILSGKSFFVIMERDRYYNPFSCKIITKGKDNEILEKENVNICEVLNYEELTKIGIRSNNSSKVITNFKISTILIQIHSLNLNKFGMKYVITAYDLKNNLLNMCFTFQRSKTGKILYMLFLNYLYSKLGIEQIQFVSDIKIDNIMITPYTKSFDYIRKRVKRKVKSMERWLDSAQNESDFKFKALIYLADYNFSLKHNIKFHMPFILDKNISFMNLFNKSIKIELVDKVSEKLIKEFSQVKLDLSSKLKNEKISKFYDYLNDNKFLGTKIKREFIENASMSQLMGDLNNSEYLLKIILKGSDLDEKSKILAMNAFGMLNFRKGNYSRAEKSYKMGLKLAKQSNENKLEFDILKNQCSMLIHQNKHLPLEKYIKNLEKLSRKIDENIYYSSFHYIAAHFYYAIGNLDMATQHYHMGIESIDEKDSSLSLSRLYAGLANCFVMKKMYKKALSNAMKALELSKKVNLKVQLLINQHTVALCYASLHNFKEAKIYIDKNLDILKELEYPILEYQTRELKIKIHMQLGMTALVKSEMKKIEKVYSTINNPYITNSYNQLLDMVRVMEENNSLKVKK; via the coding sequence ATGATAAGCAAAGAGAAAAAAGAAAAAATTATTCGAATTGCCCTAAATAGTTCAATTTACAAAGCTTCTTTAAAGTATAATGTATCTTACAACACATTAAAAAAATGGATTTGTGAACGAGATAATTCAACTGATGTTAAATTTTTTTTTAATATCTCTACCGCTATGGAGAACTATTTTGTTTACACAATCTACAATTATCTTAACAAATCATTCTCAGTTCTTTTTTCCAAATATAGAAGTGAAAAAATTTGGAAATTTTTCGAAATGATAATGAAAAAAGAAGAAGTCCTGATATTCGATATCAGAAGTACAAAATTTGATGAAAAGAATGATGTTAAGAATCATATAAAAAGAGTGGTATTAGACTCATTGCTACTCCACAATAATTTGAACATAATTTCGTGCATATCAAACTTCAAGATTTTATCAGGGAAATCTTTTTTTGTGATAATGGAAAGAGACAGGTATTACAATCCTTTTTCATGCAAAATTATTACAAAAGGAAAAGACAATGAGATTTTAGAGAAAGAAAATGTAAATATTTGTGAGGTTTTGAACTACGAAGAGTTAACCAAAATAGGAATCAGAAGTAATAATAGCTCCAAAGTTATAACTAACTTTAAAATTTCTACAATTTTGATACAGATTCATTCATTAAACTTGAACAAGTTTGGGATGAAATATGTAATAACAGCTTATGATTTAAAAAATAATTTATTGAATATGTGTTTTACTTTTCAAAGGAGTAAAACTGGAAAAATTCTTTATATGTTATTTTTAAATTATCTCTATTCAAAATTGGGTATTGAACAAATACAATTTGTTTCTGACATCAAAATAGATAATATCATGATTACTCCATATACTAAAAGTTTTGACTATATAAGAAAGCGAGTAAAACGGAAAGTAAAATCAATGGAGAGGTGGTTAGACTCTGCTCAGAATGAGTCTGATTTTAAATTTAAAGCATTGATCTATTTGGCTGATTATAATTTTTCTTTGAAGCACAACATTAAATTTCATATGCCATTTATTTTGGATAAAAATATTAGCTTCATGAATCTTTTCAATAAAAGCATCAAAATTGAACTTGTAGATAAAGTTTCAGAGAAATTGATTAAAGAGTTTTCTCAAGTTAAATTGGATCTGTCTTCAAAGTTAAAGAATGAAAAAATATCTAAATTTTATGATTATCTAAATGATAATAAGTTTTTAGGAACTAAAATTAAAAGAGAGTTTATTGAAAATGCTAGTATGTCACAGCTTATGGGAGATCTTAACAATTCGGAATATCTCCTGAAAATAATTTTAAAAGGTAGTGATCTTGATGAAAAATCAAAAATTTTAGCAATGAATGCTTTTGGTATGCTCAATTTCAGAAAAGGAAACTATTCCAGAGCTGAAAAATCTTACAAAATGGGATTGAAACTTGCGAAGCAAAGCAATGAAAATAAATTGGAATTTGATATATTGAAAAATCAGTGCTCAATGCTTATTCACCAAAACAAACATCTACCTTTGGAAAAGTACATAAAAAATCTGGAGAAATTGTCTAGAAAAATTGATGAAAACATTTATTATTCCAGTTTCCATTATATTGCAGCTCATTTTTATTATGCCATAGGTAATCTTGATATGGCTACACAACATTATCATATGGGAATAGAAAGTATAGATGAAAAAGATTCGTCTTTATCCCTATCGAGACTATACGCTGGTCTTGCTAATTGTTTTGTTATGAAAAAAATGTATAAAAAAGCTCTATCTAATGCTATGAAAGCTTTAGAGTTGAGTAAGAAAGTAAATTTAAAAGTTCAATTGCTAATTAACCAACATACGGTTGCATTATGCTATGCCAGTCTACATAATTTCAAGGAAGCAAAAATTTATATTGATAAAAATCTAGATATTCTAAAGGAGCTTGAATACCCTATTCTAGAGTATCAAACCCGTGAATTAAAGATTAAAATCCATATGCAACTTGGTATGACGGCACTAGTCAAATCCGAAATGAAAAAAATTGAGAAAGTGTATTCAACAATTAACAACCCCTATATTACAAATTCATATAATCAACTTCTAGATATGGTTAGAGTAATGGAGGAAAATAATAGTTTGAAAGTAAAAAAGTGA
- a CDS encoding response regulator has protein sequence MKDIILLIDDDEMNLKSMASNLSLEFEVKAFSDPIKALEYLSHSSGINYVVSDYKMPDFDGIEILKFIKSNFKIKTVLYTGYATEQLKKKIQFSGIDLFFEKPIDIEQFILTIKNLEVKC, from the coding sequence ATGAAAGATATTATTCTTTTAATAGATGATGATGAAATGAACCTAAAAAGTATGGCGTCAAACTTGAGTTTAGAATTTGAAGTAAAGGCTTTTTCTGATCCAATCAAAGCTCTTGAATATTTATCACATTCAAGTGGAATCAATTATGTCGTAAGTGATTATAAAATGCCAGACTTTGATGGCATTGAAATTCTAAAATTCATTAAATCAAATTTCAAAATAAAAACTGTTTTATATACAGGTTATGCAACTGAGCAATTAAAGAAAAAAATTCAATTTAGTGGAATTGACCTTTTTTTTGAGAAGCCAATCGATATAGAACAATTCATTTTAACTATAAAAAATTTGGAGGTAAAATGTTAA
- a CDS encoding T9SS type A sorting domain-containing protein, protein MLSKLMGMIRVSLLVLLSVSTLSADEYELTFIPELPVPLGTNDDGTILVGQDFNNMAVVWSAETGATVIGEGAAWGVSDDGKVVASLINNDGLEEAAIWQNGEITWLGNIPGGSVCDTFISSGLAISADGTTVTGMGWHDDWSAEAYYWTAETGMVALGQDYGASSKAQAVSGDGSIIGGWNENDMGWRCSVIWDKDGNRTYIGSPSGGLDGEVGHISSNGTAYGFGSGSGEYELTSWMWTQEGGMTDLSGPDCPSYVKQCWALSGSDNGTAVGNYFYNGFMDFRSCIRTEETGTMTDLKTYLIDHGMQNIDAWSFNRAMVINNAGTHIAGLGINDMGDMGGYLLKLANVGVPNGYISGTVTIDETFGMISDVVLKLGSQYIHPSNDGTFTFESSVGTFTLKASLYGYNQFVETGIVVNPELTTTINVNLDLCEEPLNIPRNLIVDTEIGKIDWDAALEGYSSFAGWNDGVCIDGMGMGEAGTTKVAIRFDTESLMNYSGGFLKGVRFFPKSNVSTYTVKVWVGADAANEIASIPVQNFVNNQWNYVDLDELIEINAMDELWIGYEANSPEQTYPFGHDDGPAIAGYGDMLYYYGAWNSLASFGFDANLCIDGLIVDPQGKALVMKRPEKRIEKASSDIEYPETKIASGNIPSDNKEYTGYNVYLNNYANPVASNISETEYTFEGLEPNTQYYAAIETQYASGEVSEMVMIDFIYQKEADYLEPANLAFEQSTKTLTWDMPGMWLGFESGVCSEGIGLNDGGEFAAAIRLSSEMLADYEMSHLTSMKFIAKDVSVDFTLKVWKGEEAEELVYEQEIENVILDSYTIVTLDEPVVINANETVWIGYQISNQAVGVYPAGVDEGPAIANCGDMLWTQNEGWTELADWGVNKNWNLQAYIEADGNMIKLNKSGIATSEDKEVKNSILSTGNVNESKDQIVTCYNVSLDGNIIATVTDRSYVFGDLTNGVHTAGVVAVYADGQSEMSTLEFNYTVGIESSLPNNWNLSQNYPNPFNPETTINFSVVDGFVGKVSLNVYNSKGEFVQELVRNNLKSGNYSVTFNASSMSSGIYYCIMNAGNYTKSVKMVLIK, encoded by the coding sequence ATGTTAAGTAAATTAATGGGAATGATCAGAGTTTCATTGCTAGTTCTTTTATCCGTTTCCACCTTGAGTGCAGATGAGTATGAGTTAACATTCATTCCTGAACTGCCCGTACCATTAGGTACTAACGATGACGGTACTATTCTTGTTGGGCAAGACTTCAATAATATGGCAGTTGTTTGGTCTGCAGAAACAGGTGCAACAGTGATTGGTGAAGGTGCTGCATGGGGAGTTTCTGATGACGGAAAAGTTGTTGCATCTCTAATAAATAATGATGGACTCGAAGAAGCTGCAATTTGGCAAAATGGAGAGATTACTTGGCTAGGAAATATTCCTGGAGGTTCTGTTTGCGATACATTTATTAGCTCCGGTTTGGCAATCAGTGCTGATGGTACAACTGTAACAGGTATGGGTTGGCATGATGACTGGTCTGCTGAGGCATATTATTGGACTGCTGAAACAGGAATGGTTGCTTTAGGTCAGGATTATGGTGCAAGTTCAAAAGCTCAAGCTGTTTCTGGAGATGGCTCTATCATTGGAGGATGGAACGAAAACGATATGGGCTGGAGATGTTCTGTGATATGGGACAAAGATGGAAATAGAACATATATTGGTTCACCTTCAGGTGGGTTAGATGGTGAAGTTGGACATATAAGTAGCAATGGTACTGCTTATGGATTTGGTTCAGGATCTGGTGAGTATGAATTAACATCTTGGATGTGGACTCAAGAAGGTGGAATGACTGATCTTAGTGGTCCTGATTGTCCTTCATATGTGAAACAATGTTGGGCTCTTTCAGGTAGTGATAATGGTACAGCTGTAGGTAATTATTTTTACAATGGTTTTATGGACTTTAGGTCTTGTATCAGAACTGAAGAAACAGGAACTATGACAGACTTAAAAACTTATCTAATTGATCATGGTATGCAAAATATTGATGCATGGAGTTTTAATAGAGCTATGGTAATAAATAATGCAGGTACTCATATAGCTGGTCTTGGCATAAATGATATGGGGGATATGGGTGGATATCTTCTTAAACTTGCAAATGTTGGCGTTCCTAATGGCTATATATCTGGTACGGTTACTATCGATGAAACTTTTGGCATGATAAGTGATGTTGTGTTAAAACTTGGAAGTCAATATATTCATCCTTCAAATGATGGTACATTCACATTTGAATCATCTGTAGGTACTTTTACATTAAAAGCTTCATTATATGGTTACAACCAGTTTGTTGAAACAGGGATTGTTGTAAACCCAGAACTAACAACTACAATTAATGTCAACTTAGATTTATGTGAAGAGCCTCTGAATATTCCTAGAAATCTTATTGTTGATACTGAGATAGGTAAAATTGATTGGGATGCTGCTCTTGAAGGTTACAGCTCTTTTGCTGGATGGAATGATGGTGTATGTATTGATGGTATGGGTATGGGAGAAGCTGGTACTACAAAAGTTGCGATTAGATTTGATACAGAATCGTTGATGAATTATTCTGGCGGTTTCCTTAAAGGTGTAAGATTTTTTCCAAAAAGTAATGTTTCTACATATACTGTTAAAGTTTGGGTAGGTGCAGATGCTGCAAACGAAATTGCTTCTATTCCTGTTCAAAATTTTGTAAATAACCAGTGGAATTATGTTGATCTAGATGAATTGATTGAAATAAATGCTATGGATGAATTGTGGATAGGGTATGAAGCAAATTCTCCTGAACAAACTTATCCGTTTGGTCATGATGATGGTCCTGCAATAGCTGGTTACGGTGACATGCTATACTATTATGGAGCTTGGAACTCTCTTGCGTCATTTGGTTTTGATGCAAATCTTTGTATTGACGGATTGATTGTAGATCCTCAAGGTAAAGCACTTGTTATGAAAAGACCTGAAAAAAGAATTGAGAAAGCTTCATCGGATATTGAATATCCTGAAACAAAAATTGCAAGTGGTAACATTCCTTCTGATAATAAAGAGTACACAGGATACAATGTTTATCTTAACAATTATGCAAATCCAGTAGCTTCTAATATTTCTGAAACTGAATATACTTTCGAAGGTTTAGAGCCTAATACTCAATATTATGCTGCTATTGAAACACAGTATGCATCTGGTGAAGTTTCAGAGATGGTAATGATTGATTTCATATATCAAAAAGAAGCTGATTATCTTGAGCCAGCCAATTTAGCTTTTGAACAGTCAACAAAAACTCTTACTTGGGATATGCCTGGTATGTGGCTTGGATTTGAATCAGGTGTTTGTAGTGAAGGTATTGGACTAAACGATGGTGGTGAATTTGCTGCTGCTATAAGATTATCTTCTGAAATGCTTGCTGATTATGAAATGTCACATTTAACCTCTATGAAGTTTATTGCAAAAGATGTTTCTGTAGATTTCACTCTAAAAGTTTGGAAAGGTGAAGAAGCAGAAGAGTTAGTTTATGAGCAGGAAATTGAGAATGTTATTTTAGATTCTTATACAATTGTTACACTTGATGAACCTGTCGTTATAAATGCAAACGAAACTGTATGGATTGGATATCAGATTAGCAATCAAGCAGTTGGCGTATATCCAGCTGGTGTTGATGAAGGACCTGCTATTGCAAATTGTGGAGATATGCTTTGGACACAAAATGAAGGTTGGACAGAACTTGCAGACTGGGGAGTAAACAAGAACTGGAATCTTCAAGCTTATATTGAAGCAGATGGTAATATGATAAAACTTAACAAATCAGGAATTGCAACCAGTGAAGACAAAGAAGTTAAAAACTCTATCTTGAGCACCGGTAATGTGAATGAATCCAAAGATCAGATTGTTACATGTTACAATGTTTCACTGGATGGTAATATTATTGCGACTGTTACCGACAGATCTTATGTATTTGGAGATTTAACTAATGGTGTGCATACTGCCGGTGTGGTTGCTGTTTATGCAGATGGTCAATCTGAAATGAGTACTTTAGAATTCAATTATACTGTTGGTATTGAAAGTTCATTACCTAATAATTGGAATTTAAGTCAAAATTATCCAAATCCTTTTAACCCTGAAACTACTATTAACTTCAGTGTTGTAGATGGTTTTGTTGGAAAAGTATCATTAAATGTTTACAATAGTAAAGGTGAGTTTGTTCAAGAGCTAGTTAGAAATAATCTAAAGAGTGGAAATTACTCTGTTACTTTCAATGCTTCTTCAATGAGCAGTGGTATATACTATTGTATCATGAATGCAGGGAATTATACAAAGTCTGTTAAAATGGTTTTAATCAAATAA
- a CDS encoding DUF5320 domain-containing protein, which produces MPGRNGKGPLGEGPMTGRGMGRCVNNGANRMFFRRGCGNGFGFSRAKESTYENSESIKMIEDLRKKIEELEEIIKKNKE; this is translated from the coding sequence ATGCCTGGTAGAAATGGAAAAGGTCCTTTAGGTGAAGGTCCTATGACTGGTAGAGGAATGGGAAGATGTGTTAATAACGGTGCAAATCGGATGTTCTTTAGAAGAGGTTGTGGTAATGGTTTCGGTTTTTCTCGAGCAAAGGAGAGTACATATGAAAATTCCGAATCTATTAAAATGATTGAGGATTTAAGAAAAAAAATTGAAGAGTTGGAAGAGATTATAAAAAAAAATAAGGAGTAA
- a CDS encoding dinitrogenase iron-molybdenum cofactor biosynthesis protein: MKIAFTVNESKESTLFDKRFGRAGAIAIYDTENKKIEFHNNLQNQNAAQGAGIQAAQNIIDLGVSALVTGNCGPKAFKVLSQSNIIIYNCNSNSLIEAIEEYSTGKLSNSIQTNSNI; the protein is encoded by the coding sequence TTGAAAATAGCATTTACTGTGAATGAAAGCAAAGAAAGTACTTTGTTTGATAAAAGATTTGGAAGAGCTGGGGCAATAGCTATATATGATACAGAAAATAAAAAAATTGAATTTCACAACAACTTACAAAACCAGAATGCTGCTCAAGGTGCTGGAATCCAGGCAGCTCAAAATATAATTGATTTAGGAGTTTCTGCACTTGTTACTGGAAATTGTGGACCAAAGGCATTCAAAGTATTGTCTCAGTCAAATATAATTATCTACAATTGCAATAGTAATAGTTTGATAGAGGCTATCGAGGAGTATTCAACAGGAAAATTGTCAAATTCTATACAAACAAATAGTAATATTTAA